From Zavarzinella sp., one genomic window encodes:
- a CDS encoding PQQ-binding-like beta-propeller repeat protein translates to MLKKSWLLSGIALLFLSSTAMSTDWIHWRGPYQNGFVPETGLPDDWNGSRVGKENLIWKIPMGSRSTPIVMDGKLYLFGAEGDVPRVQTQAEKLLTGEKVSCLDAATGKELWSRVFNVYLTDIVTNRLAWSPMTADPVKKQIYFHTTGGYLVCLNDKGETVWQRQLTEEFGRVTGYGGRVSGPICDSGLVIIGMANAAWGDRGRGGNRFVAFDQNTGEVVWWSDTTARLFGTYASNAVIAVINGERLLLSGGADGCLHAFQVRTGKRIWSYYFAEGIINPSPVVVGNLVLLAHGVENPGGGDLGRVICVDASKIKDGEPELVWEFRDGTRFGLSSLATDGKLLYVPDDAGKLFCFDIFKKPTSNKSNKFLWKFNYATLSRGAPVIADNKIFITAPDARFHIIQLNGKKEPEDTHETKFRAPPGGSGLVEVHSTPAIVDGRIYLSTRDETFCIGDPKWKGKPYEPLKLEEPAIDPNDAVAQLQVYPADVTVKPGDTVAFQLRGYNARGQLLSQAKLDATWSLPTPPPPPGSKSSLPALDATIDSATGKITVNAKKPNQGAYVLAKVGNLTATARVRVLTDAPYAQDFEKLPVAAIPGGWVNTGGKFRVVEMNGNKVLFKTNNNPRPPLARAYAYFTQPSSTGYTIQADIMAKEVREKLPDAGVLANRYTFYLDGKTDAKGKRSVRLICWEALPRIDVEAPFDWKGDTWYTVKLTVTIEGKKAMVRGKAWPKDQPEPEKWTIEFEDPMPNTEGAAAIYGYIPNADEQLNGAEAYFDNIKLTPNGK, encoded by the coding sequence ATGTTGAAGAAAAGTTGGCTGCTTTCCGGAATAGCTCTCCTGTTCCTGAGCAGTACTGCCATGTCCACCGATTGGATTCACTGGCGTGGGCCTTATCAGAACGGCTTTGTGCCGGAAACTGGCCTGCCGGATGATTGGAATGGCAGTCGCGTGGGGAAAGAAAACCTGATCTGGAAGATCCCCATGGGTTCACGGTCCACACCGATCGTGATGGACGGCAAATTATACCTGTTTGGTGCCGAAGGTGATGTGCCCCGCGTGCAGACCCAGGCAGAAAAACTGCTCACCGGCGAAAAAGTAAGCTGTCTTGATGCGGCAACTGGAAAAGAACTATGGAGCCGCGTTTTCAACGTCTACCTGACTGATATCGTGACCAACCGTCTGGCATGGTCACCCATGACCGCCGATCCAGTCAAAAAACAGATCTATTTTCACACCACCGGTGGCTATCTGGTGTGTCTCAACGATAAAGGCGAAACCGTCTGGCAACGCCAGTTGACCGAAGAATTTGGTCGTGTCACTGGTTATGGTGGTCGTGTTTCCGGCCCGATCTGCGATTCCGGCCTAGTGATCATTGGGATGGCCAATGCCGCCTGGGGCGATCGTGGGCGTGGTGGGAACCGTTTCGTTGCTTTCGACCAGAATACGGGTGAAGTCGTATGGTGGTCCGATACCACGGCCCGCCTGTTCGGCACGTACGCCAGTAATGCGGTGATTGCCGTGATCAATGGCGAACGTCTGCTCCTTTCTGGTGGGGCGGATGGCTGCCTGCATGCCTTCCAGGTACGCACCGGCAAGCGAATCTGGAGCTACTATTTTGCCGAAGGGATCATTAATCCTTCACCAGTCGTGGTGGGGAATCTGGTACTGTTGGCCCACGGTGTGGAAAATCCTGGTGGCGGCGACCTGGGTCGCGTCATCTGTGTCGATGCTTCCAAAATAAAAGATGGCGAGCCAGAACTGGTTTGGGAATTCCGCGATGGTACCCGCTTTGGCCTTTCTTCGCTGGCAACAGATGGCAAACTGCTCTATGTACCAGACGATGCAGGCAAATTGTTCTGTTTTGATATCTTCAAGAAGCCCACATCCAATAAATCGAACAAATTCCTCTGGAAGTTCAACTACGCTACCCTCTCCCGTGGGGCACCTGTGATTGCGGATAACAAGATTTTCATCACCGCACCCGATGCCCGTTTCCACATCATTCAATTGAATGGCAAAAAGGAACCGGAAGATACCCACGAAACCAAGTTCCGGGCACCTCCGGGTGGTAGTGGTCTGGTGGAAGTGCACTCCACGCCAGCGATTGTGGATGGTCGTATCTACCTCTCCACACGCGATGAAACCTTCTGTATTGGCGACCCCAAATGGAAAGGCAAGCCATACGAGCCTCTGAAGCTGGAAGAGCCGGCAATTGATCCCAATGATGCAGTAGCTCAACTACAGGTTTATCCGGCAGATGTCACGGTAAAACCTGGTGATACCGTAGCATTCCAACTGCGTGGCTATAACGCACGTGGCCAGTTGCTTTCTCAGGCCAAACTGGATGCCACCTGGTCGTTACCCACGCCGCCCCCACCTCCGGGCAGCAAATCCAGCCTACCTGCGCTGGATGCAACGATTGATTCGGCAACAGGCAAAATTACCGTCAACGCCAAGAAGCCGAACCAGGGTGCCTATGTTCTGGCGAAAGTGGGCAACCTGACCGCCACCGCACGTGTGCGGGTGCTGACGGATGCACCTTATGCACAGGATTTCGAAAAACTGCCTGTTGCTGCCATTCCTGGTGGCTGGGTAAACACGGGCGGTAAATTCCGCGTGGTGGAAATGAATGGTAACAAAGTGCTCTTCAAAACCAATAACAACCCCCGCCCACCATTGGCTCGGGCATATGCTTACTTCACCCAGCCCAGCAGCACCGGCTACACCATTCAAGCAGACATCATGGCCAAAGAAGTGCGTGAAAAGCTGCCCGATGCGGGCGTGCTGGCAAACCGCTACACCTTCTACCTGGACGGGAAAACCGATGCCAAAGGCAAACGCTCGGTGCGGCTGATCTGCTGGGAAGCCCTGCCACGGATCGATGTGGAAGCACCGTTCGATTGGAAAGGTGATACATGGTATACCGTGAAACTGACCGTTACGATCGAAGGCAAAAAGGCGATGGTTCGTGGCAAAGCCTGGCCAAAAGACCAGCCAGAACCCGAAAAATGGACCATCGAGTTTGAAGATCCCATGCCCAATACCGAAGGCGCTGCTGCCATCTATGGCTATATTCCGAATGCGGATGAACAGCTCAATGGTGCGGAAGCCTATTTCGACAACATTAAACTGACACCCAACGGAAAGTAA
- a CDS encoding AMP-binding protein has product MIDRELLPDAELEALLSDVRQSSPFYQAKFATLSVKKFSDLPFTTKSELLQDQLQHPPYGSIISQPLEQYSRLHQTSGTTTGQPLRWLDTPRGWGSLIDCWVQIFHHVGVCPADRIMFPFSFGPFLGFWTAFEAAMKMGCLVLPGGGLTTSARLRMMLDHQATVICCTPTYALRLVEAAEAESLDLVNSSIQKLVVAGEPGGSIPGTREIIANAFGAAVYDHYGMTEIGPVAVEPAGAPPGMLVLNDFYRAEIVNPTTGENVHDGETGELVLTNPRREGSALVRYRTGDMVRGEQTAQGLFLHGGIIGRTDDMIHIRGNNLYPSAIEAIVRRFPEIAEFEIIVAQNGPLADLVLKIETTHTHVVSALQQAVRNELLFRPEVILVPAGTLPRFEMKSKRVSYQNGN; this is encoded by the coding sequence GTGATTGATCGCGAATTATTGCCGGATGCGGAATTGGAGGCACTGCTGTCGGATGTGCGGCAGAGCAGTCCATTTTATCAGGCTAAATTCGCCACGCTTTCCGTGAAAAAATTCTCAGATTTGCCATTTACCACCAAGTCGGAATTGCTGCAGGACCAATTGCAGCACCCACCGTATGGCAGTATTATCAGCCAACCGTTAGAGCAATACAGCCGACTGCACCAGACTTCCGGCACCACCACAGGCCAACCATTGCGGTGGCTCGATACCCCACGTGGGTGGGGCAGTTTAATCGATTGCTGGGTACAGATTTTTCACCACGTGGGTGTCTGTCCAGCCGATCGCATCATGTTTCCGTTCTCTTTTGGGCCGTTTCTGGGCTTCTGGACTGCCTTCGAAGCAGCGATGAAAATGGGCTGCCTGGTCCTTCCAGGTGGCGGTCTTACCACTTCCGCCAGATTGCGGATGATGCTTGATCATCAGGCAACGGTGATTTGTTGTACCCCCACCTATGCGTTGAGGCTGGTGGAGGCTGCCGAGGCTGAATCGCTCGATCTGGTCAATTCTTCCATCCAGAAACTGGTTGTGGCTGGGGAACCAGGTGGTTCGATACCTGGCACCAGGGAAATCATCGCAAATGCTTTTGGAGCAGCAGTTTACGATCATTATGGCATGACGGAAATTGGCCCAGTTGCCGTCGAACCAGCGGGTGCCCCACCTGGGATGCTGGTGCTGAACGATTTTTATCGGGCGGAAATTGTGAATCCCACCACAGGTGAAAACGTCCATGATGGTGAGACTGGGGAATTGGTGCTGACCAACCCCAGGCGGGAAGGTTCTGCCCTGGTTCGATATCGCACCGGCGACATGGTGCGTGGGGAGCAGACCGCACAGGGATTATTTCTCCACGGTGGGATTATTGGCCGCACCGACGACATGATTCACATTCGTGGGAATAACCTTTATCCCAGTGCCATTGAAGCGATTGTCCGCCGATTTCCGGAAATCGCCGAATTTGAAATTATTGTGGCTCAGAACGGCCCACTGGCCGATCTGGTGCTGAAAATTGAAACCACCCACACCCACGTGGTGTCCGCATTGCAACAGGCCGTGCGAAATGAACTGTTGTTTCGACCAGAAGTAATTTTGGTCCCCGCAGGTACGCTGCCACGCTTTGAAATGAAGTCAAAACGTGTAAGCTATCAGAATGGAAATTAG
- a CDS encoding sigma-70 family RNA polymerase sigma factor, producing the protein MSTGNTSAQIVIHDPDIRLMLRVRNDDREAFAQLVQNYQTRMVGILRHIVGNAEEAEDLAQEVFLRVYRNRKTYQPTARFSTWLFTIANNLAMNALRNKSKKNATSIDSPSHLGEHPKADQLPDHGATPSFGMRQSELAEHVQRALDTLNERQKLAVVLNKFEDMSYAEIAEIMSLTTKAVKSLLCRARLRLRAALAGYIYMDGPPPGDDLPDEEAEDDNT; encoded by the coding sequence GTGTCGACCGGCAATACCAGTGCACAGATCGTGATCCACGATCCCGATATTCGGTTGATGCTGCGTGTGCGCAATGACGACCGCGAAGCATTTGCTCAACTGGTGCAGAATTATCAAACACGCATGGTGGGGATTCTGCGACACATTGTGGGGAATGCTGAAGAAGCGGAGGATCTGGCACAGGAAGTTTTCCTGCGGGTGTACCGGAATCGCAAAACCTATCAGCCCACCGCACGCTTTTCGACCTGGCTGTTCACAATTGCCAACAATCTGGCGATGAATGCCCTGCGAAACAAAAGCAAAAAGAACGCAACTTCCATCGATTCCCCATCCCACCTGGGCGAGCACCCTAAAGCGGATCAGTTGCCCGATCATGGTGCGACACCTTCGTTTGGAATGCGACAATCTGAACTGGCAGAGCATGTCCAGCGGGCTTTGGATACCCTGAACGAACGCCAGAAACTGGCTGTGGTGCTGAATAAGTTTGAAGACATGAGTTATGCAGAAATTGCCGAAATCATGTCGCTGACCACCAAAGCAGTGAAATCGTTGTTATGCCGGGCTCGTCTTCGTTTGCGTGCGGCACTGGCAGGCTACATCTATATGGATGGCCCTCCGCCTGGTGATGATTTACCGGATGAGGAGGCCGAAGATGACAACACCTGA
- a CDS encoding NAD(P)/FAD-dependent oxidoreductase yields the protein MQNRTHDVIVVGAGPAGGTTALALARQGVRVAVIEKKAFPRRKVCGEYLSATNLELFRQLGILDEFLFLAGPPVSRVGLFSRQQICAAPLPRPQPFTTWGRAFSRQHLDTLILQRAHDAGAVVFQPAEVTAYHTIPGGYQIDLEQNGTQQSVLAPVVVAAHGSWDYGPMPTQRTKESSQPHDMLGFKAHFRQSELPTELMPLLAFPGGYGGMVNCENSLTSISLCIRRDRLEHLRQASSHTSAADVIFEHLLTTNRGIRQTLGNATLVEKWLATGAIQPGIRIQSRGGLFQVGNAAGEAHPVVAEGISMAIQAGFLLARMLGSSPHPGQWQADELERIGKQYDAAWKRCFANRIHHAGWIARWAMSRALQGFTSPVVRLFPQLLTIGATFSGKANLQVWKSLTSGNSVRSGSL from the coding sequence ATGCAGAACAGGACGCACGATGTAATTGTGGTGGGCGCGGGCCCTGCAGGTGGCACCACCGCACTGGCATTAGCCAGACAGGGCGTGCGGGTGGCCGTGATCGAAAAAAAGGCATTCCCACGGCGGAAAGTCTGTGGGGAATACCTCAGTGCCACCAATCTGGAACTATTCCGCCAATTAGGCATTCTGGACGAATTTCTATTTCTGGCAGGCCCCCCGGTCTCCCGCGTGGGGCTGTTCAGCAGACAGCAGATCTGTGCGGCTCCACTGCCCAGGCCCCAGCCGTTCACCACGTGGGGGCGGGCATTCAGTCGACAGCACCTCGATACGCTGATTCTGCAACGGGCCCACGATGCGGGTGCGGTCGTTTTTCAGCCTGCGGAAGTTACCGCCTACCACACCATCCCTGGTGGCTACCAGATTGATCTGGAACAGAACGGCACCCAGCAATCCGTGCTGGCACCAGTTGTGGTGGCTGCTCATGGGTCGTGGGATTACGGCCCGATGCCCACCCAACGCACCAAGGAATCGTCGCAACCTCATGATATGCTTGGGTTTAAGGCACATTTTCGACAAAGCGAACTGCCCACCGAGTTGATGCCACTGCTGGCTTTCCCAGGTGGCTATGGGGGCATGGTTAATTGTGAGAATTCTCTCACAAGCATCTCGCTTTGTATTCGTCGAGATCGGTTGGAACATCTGCGGCAGGCCAGTTCGCACACCTCAGCTGCGGATGTGATCTTTGAGCACCTTCTGACCACCAATCGTGGGATTCGCCAGACCCTGGGCAATGCCACGCTCGTAGAAAAATGGTTAGCCACGGGTGCCATCCAGCCCGGTATCCGCATCCAGTCGCGTGGAGGACTTTTTCAGGTAGGAAATGCTGCGGGTGAAGCCCACCCCGTGGTTGCAGAAGGGATCAGCATGGCAATTCAGGCGGGTTTTTTGTTGGCACGAATGCTGGGCAGCAGCCCCCACCCAGGGCAATGGCAGGCCGATGAACTGGAGCGAATCGGTAAACAGTACGATGCTGCCTGGAAACGCTGCTTTGCTAATCGGATCCACCACGCAGGCTGGATTGCCCGCTGGGCAATGTCGCGCGCCTTACAGGGCTTTACCTCACCTGTGGTGCGGTTGTTCCCACAATTGCTGACTATCGGTGCCACCTTCAGTGGAAAAGCCAACCTGCAGGTATGGAAATCTTTGACAAGCGGCAATTCAGTCCGATCTGGTTCGTTGTAA
- a CDS encoding DUF2237 domain-containing protein encodes MSNAKNVLGGPLKNCSTDPMTGFYRTGCCDTGMDDVGLHLVCAVMTAEFLAFSKSAGNDLSTPNQFFGFPGLKPGDRWCLCVTRWKEALEAGMAPKVILEGCHMASLEFVDLEQLQQYAVDSTTSS; translated from the coding sequence ATGAGCAATGCAAAAAATGTGCTGGGTGGGCCACTCAAAAACTGCAGCACCGATCCAATGACTGGGTTTTACCGCACCGGGTGCTGCGATACCGGGATGGATGATGTGGGCCTGCACCTGGTTTGTGCGGTGATGACTGCCGAGTTTCTGGCGTTCAGTAAAAGTGCGGGGAACGACCTGAGCACGCCAAACCAATTTTTTGGTTTCCCCGGGCTGAAACCTGGCGACCGCTGGTGCCTGTGTGTGACACGCTGGAAAGAAGCTCTGGAAGCAGGGATGGCACCCAAAGTGATTCTGGAAGGCTGCCACATGGCCAGCCTGGAATTTGTCGATCTGGAGCAACTGCAACAATACGCTGTGGATTCCACCACCAGCAGTTAA
- a CDS encoding carboxypeptidase-like regulatory domain-containing protein encodes MIPRILICFVIVSLIGCGDKPSVSKEDGVEVSGKVFLANGQPLKGGTLILRPVGGVHGASGNIDASGNFTLSNQTGENKVVPGKYLAYVQFKTTEHKPLAKLLHVKYQSSEDGDSDVEVTIDSAKTDLVIKFK; translated from the coding sequence ATGATCCCACGAATCTTGATTTGTTTTGTAATTGTTTCTCTCATTGGCTGTGGTGATAAACCCTCAGTTTCCAAGGAAGATGGCGTTGAGGTTAGTGGCAAAGTATTTCTTGCCAACGGCCAGCCTCTGAAAGGGGGAACGCTGATTTTACGTCCTGTCGGTGGTGTGCACGGTGCCAGCGGCAATATTGATGCTTCTGGTAACTTTACCCTGTCAAACCAGACTGGTGAAAACAAAGTGGTACCAGGTAAGTATTTGGCATATGTGCAGTTCAAAACCACGGAACATAAACCGCTGGCAAAACTGCTTCATGTGAAGTATCAGAGCAGTGAGGATGGCGATTCCGATGTGGAAGTAACAATCGACAGCGCGAAAACCGACCTCGTGATCAAGTTCAAGTAA
- a CDS encoding transposase, translated as MLGGKALVAVNLSTGLVMEMASELDGEASETRLLAPLLQQLKDHCGEKLIVADRCYGFYKHIAMIKDDGCHFVLRVASITQFIQDPEKPARIGKDRYGRKLIEEHGWITSQKNTKLIAVRRLSIIRDKVQIQLLTDLTDSKRYPADDIAEIYRYRWDIERVYATITKVFQLRHLIGTSPEAGLIQASLCLILFNITEAIKWHISVGNGKKIDEVSGEMLWRDIRDEVMAATRLLRTRDVQMLLQGIKQEVGILERLTELLGNLWKKKWAKSKVGRTDPTKIPNPKPQKLKQTTCHDSVFRVMKRAKK; from the coding sequence TTGCTTGGAGGGAAAGCACTTGTTGCAGTGAATCTGAGTACTGGTCTGGTAATGGAAATGGCTTCGGAATTGGATGGAGAAGCAAGTGAAACACGCTTGTTAGCTCCACTTTTGCAACAGCTGAAAGACCATTGCGGCGAGAAATTAATTGTGGCGGATCGATGCTATGGTTTCTACAAGCATATTGCAATGATCAAGGATGACGGGTGCCATTTTGTTTTACGAGTTGCAAGCATTACCCAATTTATTCAAGATCCGGAAAAACCAGCGAGAATTGGCAAAGACCGATATGGCCGAAAACTTATCGAAGAACATGGCTGGATCACAAGTCAAAAGAATACGAAATTGATCGCAGTACGCCGACTGAGCATTATCCGCGATAAAGTGCAGATACAACTACTAACAGACCTGACCGATTCGAAACGATACCCTGCAGACGACATCGCAGAGATATATCGCTATCGTTGGGATATTGAGCGTGTATACGCGACGATTACAAAAGTGTTTCAGTTGCGTCACTTGATAGGTACCAGTCCAGAGGCTGGTTTAATACAAGCATCGCTTTGCCTCATTTTATTTAACATTACAGAAGCAATCAAATGGCATATTTCGGTCGGAAACGGAAAGAAAATAGATGAAGTATCTGGCGAAATGCTCTGGCGAGATATCCGAGATGAGGTGATGGCCGCAACGCGATTGCTTCGAACGCGCGATGTGCAGATGCTGCTTCAAGGGATCAAACAAGAAGTGGGGATATTAGAAAGACTAACTGAATTATTGGGCAATCTGTGGAAAAAGAAGTGGGCAAAAAGCAAAGTAGGGCGTACAGATCCTACAAAAATTCCAAATCCAAAACCCCAAAAACTGAAACAGACAACTTGCCACGATTCAGTCTTTAGGGTGATGAAGCGAGCAAAAAAATGA
- the tnpA gene encoding IS200/IS605 family transposase: protein MSTFRNHLYGLIGRIKLLASGTKCRLGTAQAVRSRVSLSIKIRPVRPSKRLTMPQSLASIYLHAIFSTKNRQPIISIDWQEELFNVLSSISKKIDCPCNIVNGVSDHVHMLFQLNRTITVSAALNKIKSTSSAWVNDQIKPSSTFHWQAGYAVFSVSQSNVNAVARYIMNQAQHHQKVSFQDELIAFLKKYKLDYDERYLWE from the coding sequence TTGAGCACATTTCGAAATCATCTTTATGGTTTGATTGGACGAATCAAGCTTCTTGCTTCAGGTACGAAGTGCCGTCTAGGAACAGCCCAGGCCGTGAGGTCTAGGGTTAGTTTGTCGATTAAAATAAGGCCTGTAAGGCCGTCTAAAAGGTTAACCATGCCACAATCGCTAGCATCGATCTACCTCCATGCCATTTTTTCAACAAAGAATCGGCAACCAATCATTTCGATAGATTGGCAAGAAGAATTATTCAATGTGCTTTCAAGCATTAGCAAAAAGATAGATTGTCCCTGCAATATTGTGAATGGTGTATCAGATCACGTGCATATGCTCTTTCAATTGAATCGAACAATAACAGTTTCTGCTGCACTGAACAAAATAAAATCGACCTCTTCGGCATGGGTGAACGATCAGATCAAGCCATCTTCTACTTTTCATTGGCAGGCGGGTTATGCCGTGTTTTCAGTGAGTCAATCGAATGTGAATGCGGTGGCTAGGTACATCATGAACCAGGCCCAGCATCACCAAAAGGTATCCTTTCAAGATGAGTTAATCGCTTTCCTGAAAAAATACAAATTGGACTATGATGAACGGTACCTTTGGGAGTAA
- the nagA gene encoding N-acetylglucosamine-6-phosphate deacetylase has translation MKTSFVGARIILPDVVKTGTLTIENDRIVAISDDSPADHQTVDLTGHYLLPGFVDLHVHGGRNADFMDGTETAFATVLQAHLEHGTTSMTPTSTVADHEEIMNFLRLTRQFRAESPACRVLGAHFYGPYFAPPAKGCHPGGALRPPTTPEYEKYLTFADIMTSATVAPELPGAKEFALACRERGVRVNIGHSHATFDQVQEAISWGATHVDHLFCAMSDRARLRLSQAFPMRGGVMEATLFFDELTTEVIADGKHLAPELLKLAWKCKGADRLALVTDTMRAMDMPDGEYIFGNTTNGEVVRKHAGVGVTLDGSALASSVQGMDHMFRTMLQALPDHLPEVTRMATLTPATIAGVGDQLGSLEVGKIADLVVMSDDFHVQQVYLAGKRMV, from the coding sequence ATGAAAACCAGCTTTGTTGGTGCTCGAATCATCCTGCCCGACGTGGTGAAAACGGGCACCCTGACCATTGAAAACGATCGCATTGTGGCGATTTCCGATGATTCTCCTGCCGACCACCAGACCGTTGATCTGACGGGCCACTATCTGCTGCCGGGATTTGTTGATCTGCATGTCCACGGTGGGCGAAATGCCGACTTTATGGATGGGACCGAAACGGCGTTTGCGACTGTATTGCAGGCACACCTGGAACATGGCACGACCAGCATGACCCCCACCAGCACGGTGGCAGATCATGAGGAAATTATGAATTTCCTCCGGCTCACCAGGCAGTTTCGGGCAGAATCCCCCGCGTGCCGTGTGCTGGGTGCCCACTTTTATGGTCCTTATTTCGCACCACCTGCGAAAGGCTGCCACCCAGGTGGGGCACTGCGACCCCCAACAACACCAGAATATGAGAAATATCTCACATTTGCCGACATCATGACGTCTGCCACGGTGGCACCGGAACTGCCTGGGGCGAAGGAATTTGCCCTGGCCTGCCGTGAACGTGGGGTGCGGGTCAATATCGGGCACTCCCACGCCACCTTCGATCAGGTTCAGGAGGCAATTTCCTGGGGTGCCACCCACGTCGACCACCTGTTTTGTGCCATGTCGGATCGGGCCCGCCTGCGACTTTCTCAGGCATTTCCGATGCGGGGTGGGGTGATGGAAGCGACGCTCTTTTTCGATGAATTAACCACTGAAGTGATTGCGGATGGCAAGCACCTGGCACCGGAACTGCTGAAACTGGCCTGGAAGTGCAAAGGTGCCGACCGTCTGGCCCTGGTGACCGATACCATGCGGGCGATGGATATGCCGGATGGCGAATACATTTTTGGCAACACCACCAATGGCGAGGTGGTGCGAAAGCACGCGGGCGTGGGGGTCACACTGGATGGTTCCGCACTCGCATCCAGCGTGCAGGGGATGGATCACATGTTCCGCACGATGTTACAGGCACTGCCAGATCACCTGCCGGAAGTAACCCGCATGGCCACACTGACCCCCGCCACGATTGCAGGAGTTGGGGATCAACTGGGCAGTCTTGAAGTCGGAAAAATCGCCGATCTGGTGGTAATGTCCGACGATTTTCATGTGCAACAGGTCTACCTTGCTGGCAAACGAATGGTTTAA
- a CDS encoding PQQ-binding-like beta-propeller repeat protein, whose product MKKRLLLAMLLPVFGIAGYFAWQNVNLQSDRTVVAEEAKATTDHTMFGGTLDRNFVNLKETGFNAEFPKDPEDEERTILGNRVLRTMELGSRAYGGPTISGGKIFVGTNNERPRNQRDRAKPVEGEKEGPPIDKGILMCFEEATGKFLWQAVHDKLPSGLVNDWPKEGVCATPVVDGDRVYYTSNECQVICADVNGLANGNDGIKDEKYQSPTDADFIWKVDMMKDLNVFPHNMTCCSPLIVGDIIFVVTANGVDENHINIPFPEAPSFIALDKATGKLLWKSNLPGRNIMHGQWANPAYGVIKGQGQVIFPGGDGWIYSLKPETGEVLWKFDANPKDSLYELGGKGTKSDFIGTPVVYKDRVYIGTGQDPEHFEGIGHFWCIDASKRGDISRELLISGSGPDAKTKPNPNSGAIWEYGGVETRPFAKRDYSFGRTMSTACIVDDIIYIAELAGYVHCLDANTGKKYWQYDTKSAIWGSFYYVDGKVMLANEDGDVYIFKHFKKPEVIDEVDIAAAEGLKVQKAAEGEEEDKKRAGEKAAYAKLKAVQKEIASKFLLTKIEVGETVRGTPIIANGVLYIMSEKNLFAIKK is encoded by the coding sequence ATGAAAAAACGACTTCTCCTGGCAATGCTACTGCCAGTATTTGGCATTGCAGGCTATTTTGCCTGGCAAAATGTCAATTTACAATCGGATCGCACTGTGGTTGCCGAAGAGGCAAAAGCCACCACTGATCACACGATGTTTGGTGGGACGCTTGATCGTAACTTTGTGAATCTCAAGGAAACTGGCTTCAACGCGGAATTCCCCAAAGATCCCGAAGATGAAGAGCGGACGATTCTTGGGAATCGCGTGCTCCGTACAATGGAACTGGGTTCGCGTGCGTATGGTGGCCCCACCATTTCCGGTGGCAAAATCTTTGTGGGAACCAACAACGAACGCCCACGGAACCAACGGGATCGTGCCAAACCTGTCGAAGGGGAAAAAGAAGGCCCACCGATCGACAAAGGGATCCTGATGTGCTTTGAAGAAGCCACCGGTAAGTTCCTGTGGCAGGCAGTGCACGACAAATTGCCTTCTGGTCTGGTGAACGACTGGCCGAAAGAAGGTGTTTGTGCCACACCAGTGGTGGATGGCGACCGCGTCTACTACACTTCAAACGAATGTCAGGTGATCTGTGCCGATGTCAATGGTCTCGCCAATGGCAACGACGGCATTAAAGATGAAAAATATCAGTCCCCCACCGATGCCGACTTCATCTGGAAGGTGGACATGATGAAAGACCTGAACGTGTTCCCCCACAATATGACCTGTTGCTCTCCACTGATTGTTGGCGACATCATTTTTGTCGTTACTGCGAACGGTGTGGATGAAAACCATATTAACATTCCATTTCCGGAAGCTCCCAGCTTTATTGCGTTGGACAAAGCAACCGGGAAACTGCTTTGGAAATCCAACCTCCCCGGCCGTAACATTATGCACGGTCAGTGGGCCAACCCCGCTTACGGTGTCATTAAGGGGCAGGGGCAGGTAATTTTCCCAGGTGGCGATGGCTGGATCTATTCGTTGAAGCCAGAAACTGGCGAAGTGCTGTGGAAGTTCGATGCCAACCCGAAAGATTCGCTGTATGAGTTGGGTGGCAAAGGCACCAAGAGCGATTTCATCGGCACACCAGTGGTGTACAAAGACCGTGTTTATATTGGCACTGGCCAGGATCCGGAACACTTTGAAGGGATTGGCCACTTCTGGTGTATCGATGCCAGCAAACGTGGCGACATTTCTCGGGAATTGCTGATTTCCGGTTCAGGCCCCGATGCCAAAACCAAACCCAACCCCAATTCCGGGGCAATCTGGGAATATGGTGGTGTGGAAACCCGCCCATTCGCCAAGCGAGACTACAGCTTTGGCCGCACCATGAGCACCGCCTGCATTGTCGATGACATCATTTACATTGCAGAACTGGCTGGTTACGTGCATTGCCTGGATGCCAATACTGGCAAGAAATACTGGCAGTACGATACCAAGTCTGCAATCTGGGGCTCGTTCTACTATGTCGATGGCAAAGTAATGCTGGCAAATGAAGATGGCGATGTCTACATTTTCAAACACTTCAAGAAACCAGAAGTAATCGACGAAGTGGACATTGCGGCTGCAGAAGGTCTGAAAGTACAGAAAGCAGCTGAAGGTGAGGAAGAAGACAAGAAGCGAGCGGGTGAAAAGGCAGCCTATGCTAAATTGAAAGCCGTTCAGAAAGAAATCGCTTCAAAGTTTCTGCTGACCAAAATCGAAGTGGGCGAAACCGTCCGTGGCACACCAATCATTGCCAATGGTGTGCTGTACATTATGTCCGAAAAGAACCTGTTTGCGATTAAGAAGTAA